From a single Labrus bergylta chromosome 14, fLabBer1.1, whole genome shotgun sequence genomic region:
- the si:dkey-5g14.1 gene encoding lysosomal proton-coupled steroid conjugate and bile acid symporter SLC46A3 codes for MKGLFLVEPVVALYAFSSFLIYPLVQQYVYRRLWEQLTNTTYPISDNASRCANSSNSSHSFYHEEVQKQASLFSLYTELFSTIPSLVVTLMLVAYSDRGGRKITIIMPLIGTLLYTLTFLTVSFFELNLYLLIGSSLLSSLFGGLGTFLGGCFAYIADLCEDDQQKTLRMAGVDMMIGLLSGLASISTGYFLRAAGFNWPFVTSALCQCLILFYATFILEETVKKPPTDAVIVGSPQPSAIKQMLYGVYQMFAGASRRCKTVLVLLILIFTSFSFAYIGGSSMITLYELNEPLCWTEILIGYGAALSSTVFLTSFAGVTAFTFCGVPKLLIILIGILSVLSGMILLGFTKTTLLMFLVRLPMLLAVVPFPVLRSMMSKIISKSEQGALFAFVSFLESLTSNVSAAVFNSIYAATVAWYPGFVFLLSAGLCAIPLFFLGVVGLIGVDVPVEVGKPEPVYSGEEDPVEDLNENSPLLI; via the exons ATGAAGGGTCTTTTTCTTGTCGAGCCGGTGGTTGCCTTGTACGCTTTCTCCAGCTTCCTCATCTATCCTCTTGTTCAGCAGTATGTGTACCGGAGGCTGTGGGAACAGCTGACAAACACCACCTATCCCATTTCTGACAACGCGTCCAGATGtgcaaacagcagcaacagcagccacTCATTCTACCATGAG GAGGTCCAGAAGCAGGcgtctctcttctccctctacaCCGAGCTCTTCTCCACCATCCCCTCCTTGGTGGTCACCCTCATGCTTGTGGCATACAGTGACCGAGGGGGACGCAAGATCACGATCATCATGCCTTTGATTGGCACGTTGCTCTACACCCTGACCTTCCTGACAGTGTCCTTCTTTGAGCTCAACCTTTACCTGCTCATCGGCTCCTCACTCCTCAGCTCTCTGTTCGGCGGCTTGGGCACATTTCTAGGCGGCTGTTTCGCCTACATAGCAGACCTGTGCGAGGATGATCAGCAGAAGACGCTGCGTATGGCTGGTGTGGACATGATGATTGGCCTGTTGTCTGGGCTGGCTTCAATATCAACAGGCTACTTTCTGAGAGCTGCAGGCTTTAACTGGCCTTTTGTTACCTCGGCATTGTGTCAATGTTTGATCCTTTTTTATGCAACATTTATCCTGGAAGAGACTGTGAAGAAGCCCCCCACAGACGCTGTTATTGTTGGGTCTCCTCAGCCCTCTGCCATAAAACAGATGTTATACGGGGTCTACCAGATGTTTGCAGGGGCCAGCCGCAGGTGTAAAACTGTCCTGGTGCTGCTGATACTCATTTTCACCAGTTTCTCCTTCGCTTACATTGGAGGGAGCTCCATGATTACACTTTACGAGCTCAATGAGCCGCTATGCTGGACGGAGATTCTGATTGGCTACGGCGCAGCACTTTCCTCCACAGTGTTCCTGACAAGTTTCGCAGGAGTGACGGCGTTCACCTTCTGCGGTGTGCCAAAGCTGCTCATTATCCTGATAGGGATCCTCTCCGTTCTATCGGGCATGATCCTGTTGGGCTTCACAAAGACTACTTTACTCATGTTTTTAG TGAGGTTGCCGATGCTCCTGGCTGTTGTTCCTTTCCCTGTCCTGCGATCCATGATGTCAAAGATCATCTCAAAGTCTGAGCAGG GTGCCCTGTTTGCCTTTGTTTCCTTCCTGGAGAGTTTAACCAGCAATGTATCCGCGGCAGTCTTCAACAGTATCTATGCTGCTACGGTGGCATGGTACCCTGGTTTTGTCTTCTTGTTGTCGGCAGGACTCTGTGCCATCCCTCTGTTTTTCCTCGG GGTGGTGGGGTTGATAGGAGTGGATGTACCAGTAGAGGTAGGAAAGCCAGAGCCTGTCTACTCAGGGGAGGAGGATCCTGTTGAAGATCTGAATGAAAACAGTCCTCTTCTAATCTGA